From the genome of Chloroflexi bacterium ADurb.Bin180, one region includes:
- a CDS encoding Chromate resistance exported protein, whose translation MQWVTRSHVHVDRVACPWLIQRFVDNEAEFLFVPKSQIKAVAAETGAIPFDAPDVELGHHDGRCSFEAILAKYELKDAALLRLAKIVHAADVEKDIDSDPVARGLEAIATGFGLRYPDDEENLAHQFDVYDALYAWCRLTVAEGQ comes from the coding sequence ATGCAGTGGGTCACCCGTTCGCATGTACACGTGGACCGCGTTGCCTGTCCGTGGCTGATCCAGCGTTTCGTGGACAACGAGGCCGAGTTCCTGTTCGTGCCCAAGAGCCAGATCAAAGCCGTGGCCGCCGAGACGGGCGCCATCCCATTCGATGCGCCCGACGTCGAGCTGGGCCATCACGACGGGCGCTGCTCGTTCGAAGCGATCCTGGCCAAGTACGAGCTCAAGGACGCGGCGCTGCTGCGGCTGGCCAAAATCGTGCACGCGGCCGACGTGGAGAAAGATATCGACAGCGATCCCGTGGCACGCGGGCTGGAGGCCATCGCCACCGGTTTTGGCCTGCGTTATCCGGACGATGAAGAGAACCTGGCCCACCAGTTCGACGTGTACGACGCGCTCTATGCCTGGTGTCGGCTGACAGTGGCCGAGGGTCAGTGA